The Effusibacillus pohliae DSM 22757 genome window below encodes:
- a CDS encoding TolB family protein: protein MGSKVAYSLDAQSMSVKAVPVTEHALNLGQDKMQFVIVNGHAFAENLEKTKRTETGEIVMDVSDYSNLWLVSDDGTRARPLLDSAGYEALKKRIAQDNLNKGEDKLFLVWGYNPHPVNGGKQIAYSSNKNLIPLDKDDYSVYVVNTDGTNERILLDAQKYGGLRIVGTANEMVMAHSPKNHSLIVGNVVTGATKDLLIEGWPEAVSPDGTYVFFRKMEDNYIKQNDLWILNLKTGVESKVTGMPQGYFYNAPGEWSPDGTRYAFYANGQNNVNDKKMYRDNNLLVLVDTVASHVK, encoded by the coding sequence ATGGGAAGTAAAGTAGCGTATTCGCTTGATGCCCAATCGATGTCGGTTAAAGCTGTTCCGGTTACGGAACATGCACTTAACCTTGGCCAGGATAAGATGCAATTTGTTATTGTCAACGGTCACGCGTTTGCAGAAAACTTGGAAAAAACTAAGCGCACAGAAACCGGAGAAATTGTAATGGATGTATCAGACTATTCTAATTTATGGTTGGTGTCAGATGATGGAACGAGAGCACGACCGCTTTTAGATAGCGCAGGTTATGAAGCATTAAAGAAGAGAATTGCACAAGATAATCTCAATAAAGGTGAAGACAAGCTCTTTCTGGTATGGGGTTACAATCCTCACCCCGTTAACGGAGGAAAACAGATCGCCTATTCTTCGAATAAAAATCTGATCCCTTTAGATAAAGATGATTACAGCGTATATGTTGTAAACACTGATGGAACCAATGAAAGAATTCTGCTTGATGCTCAAAAATATGGTGGACTTCGCATTGTTGGAACAGCAAATGAAATGGTCATGGCCCACAGCCCGAAAAATCACTCGCTTATTGTTGGTAATGTGGTTACCGGAGCGACAAAAGATTTACTGATTGAAGGATGGCCAGAGGCCGTGTCACCAGATGGTACGTATGTTTTCTTTCGAAAAATGGAGGACAATTATATCAAACAAAATGATCTTTGGATTCTCAACTTGAAAACGGGTGTTGAATCGAAAGTTACCGGAATGCCGCAAGGGTATTTCTATAATGCTCCTGGAGAATGGTCACCCGACGGCACCCGATATGCATTCTATGCGAATGGTCAAAACAATGTTAACGACAAGAAAATGTATAGAGATAATAACCTTCTTGTCCTGGTAGATACTGTTGCCAGTCACGTAAAATGA